In Flammeovirgaceae bacterium 311, one DNA window encodes the following:
- a CDS encoding serine/threonine protein kinase (COG0515 Serine/threonine protein kinase): protein MPVLKQNDIYAGRYVLDHLIGEGGFSEVWKASDLMADDAVVAIKIYAPNKGLDDYGLRQFRNEFSITYNLSHPHLLKVSHFDIAEGSPYLIMPYCPYGSLTSELEHEGVFSERKLALVMHQIGSALDEIHNQDPPIIHQDIKPDNILLLNPKAYMLADFGISSRFRHTLRKATSDSSQTLTVAYAPPERFDRHPTADPSSDIFSLGVTLYEMCTDKVPWDGAGGQCLLKGANVPALPASFSAELNKILEACMQADRSKRPTAAEISQWGRHYLETGQWLMPKKNTGAAPAERGYLPYLAAAAVVLLIVVGGFWLYTDFNNVSADNTIEGRAAAELVNTVPAAENKAADPAEDKRKTMETQLVKANQQLQDSLNQVLAQYKDALVVKDQVANSRENVSATQEGETQQDRAVSKAEKLRVQSRELQKYLNQISDPKHSRELRSGWKQETLSRFADGSVRVLDESDGNQKEYRAAVFLTLLLTSPHQVVVREIKTDQRSKITELRLSKQPLSADM from the coding sequence ATGCCAGTATTAAAGCAGAACGACATTTACGCCGGCCGGTATGTACTAGACCATTTGATTGGTGAAGGCGGCTTCTCGGAGGTGTGGAAGGCCAGCGACCTGATGGCCGATGATGCTGTAGTGGCAATAAAAATATATGCCCCAAATAAAGGGCTTGATGATTATGGCCTCCGTCAGTTTCGCAATGAGTTTTCCATCACCTATAATTTATCTCATCCTCACCTGCTCAAGGTAAGCCATTTCGATATTGCAGAAGGCTCTCCCTACCTGATCATGCCTTACTGCCCCTATGGCTCACTAACAAGTGAGCTGGAGCATGAAGGCGTTTTTAGCGAAAGAAAGTTAGCGCTGGTGATGCACCAGATTGGGTCGGCCCTGGATGAGATACACAACCAGGATCCCCCCATCATTCACCAGGATATTAAGCCGGATAATATTTTGCTGTTAAATCCGAAAGCTTATATGCTGGCAGATTTTGGCATTAGCAGCCGGTTCAGGCATACCCTGCGAAAGGCTACCTCCGACAGCTCACAAACCCTTACGGTTGCCTATGCACCACCAGAGCGTTTTGATCGCCATCCTACTGCCGATCCCTCCAGTGATATTTTTTCGCTTGGCGTTACCTTGTACGAGATGTGCACTGACAAAGTGCCCTGGGATGGGGCCGGTGGCCAGTGCCTGCTAAAAGGTGCAAATGTGCCTGCACTTCCTGCAAGTTTCTCTGCCGAACTGAATAAAATTCTGGAGGCCTGCATGCAGGCAGATCGGAGTAAAAGGCCTACGGCTGCAGAAATTTCGCAATGGGGCAGGCACTACCTGGAAACAGGCCAGTGGCTTATGCCAAAGAAAAATACAGGAGCAGCACCTGCAGAAAGAGGCTATCTTCCATACCTGGCTGCTGCAGCTGTAGTCCTGCTTATTGTAGTAGGAGGGTTCTGGCTGTACACCGACTTTAATAATGTATCGGCAGATAATACGATAGAAGGGCGTGCTGCTGCAGAATTGGTAAATACCGTGCCTGCAGCAGAAAACAAAGCTGCAGACCCTGCAGAGGACAAAAGAAAAACAATGGAAACCCAGCTGGTGAAGGCAAATCAGCAGCTTCAGGATTCTCTAAACCAGGTTTTGGCGCAGTATAAAGATGCACTGGTCGTAAAGGACCAGGTAGCTAACAGCAGGGAGAACGTGAGCGCTACTCAGGAAGGAGAAACCCAGCAGGACCGTGCTGTTTCAAAGGCAGAAAAGCTACGAGTCCAAAGCCGGGAGTTGCAGAAATACCTGAACCAGATTTCAGATCCCAAACATTCAAGAGAGCTGCGTTCTGGCTGGAAGCAGGAAACACTCTCCCGCTTTGCAGATGGTTCTGTACGGGTGCTTGATGAATCAGACGGAAATCAAAAAGAATACAGGGCTGCTGTGTTTCTGACGCTCCTGCTCACCTCACCACACCAGGTGGTGGTAAGAGAGATAAAAACAGACCAGCGTAGTAAGATTACAGAGCTCAGGCTGTCGAAACAACCGCTTAGTGCGGATATGTAA
- a CDS encoding protein phosphatase 2C (COG0631 Serine/threonine protein phosphatase), giving the protein MTDVGRRRAHNEDNFIVCPDLSQKRWCLTDHPSELTSKGCLLVVADGMGGANAGEVASAIAVETIRNRFDALEIEEHLEEEQIKHYLEEAIMEAHQAIVAASVEDPSTAGMGTTVVVAWVFPQKAVIAWVGDSRGYRFSKPEGLILLTSDHSLVWELVKAGKLTADEADVHPNNNIITQSLGGPDRPPKPDFATCALGPGDRMLLCSDGLNNMLSHKAIEQILAKDTALADAGRKLIEYANEEGGDDNITVLALEVLEKPAKKNFFNLFGLLSV; this is encoded by the coding sequence ATGACCGATGTGGGCAGGCGCCGGGCCCATAATGAAGATAACTTTATTGTATGTCCGGACCTAAGCCAGAAGCGCTGGTGTTTAACAGATCATCCCTCCGAATTAACTTCCAAAGGATGCTTGCTGGTGGTGGCCGACGGTATGGGAGGTGCAAACGCTGGAGAGGTTGCCTCGGCAATAGCTGTCGAAACCATCAGGAACAGGTTTGATGCGCTGGAGATTGAAGAGCATCTGGAGGAGGAGCAGATAAAGCATTATCTGGAGGAGGCGATTATGGAGGCACACCAGGCTATTGTTGCTGCTTCCGTTGAAGATCCATCCACAGCAGGCATGGGTACCACTGTTGTTGTAGCCTGGGTTTTTCCGCAGAAGGCTGTAATAGCCTGGGTTGGCGATAGCAGAGGCTACCGCTTTAGTAAGCCTGAAGGTCTTATATTGCTTACCAGTGATCACTCGCTGGTATGGGAGCTGGTAAAAGCTGGCAAGCTTACAGCAGATGAGGCAGATGTGCATCCGAATAATAACATCATTACACAAAGCCTGGGAGGGCCTGACCGACCTCCCAAGCCCGATTTTGCCACTTGTGCCCTTGGGCCCGGCGATCGTATGCTGCTATGCAGCGATGGATTGAATAATATGCTTTCTCATAAAGCCATAGAGCAGATCCTGGCCAAGGATACTGCACTGGCAGATGCCGGTAGAAAGCTGATCGAGTATGCCAATGAAGAAGGCGGAGACGATAATATTACCGTACTCGCACTGGAGGTGCTGGAAAAACCGGCTAAAAAGAATTTTTTCAACTTGTTTGGGCTTTTATCAGTGTAG
- a CDS encoding hypothetical protein (COG2319 FOG: WD40 repeat), which yields MKAAILLIAFLGITSIAKSQPGILDPEFGSKGGYTLTRFSNGGSGFHGIAIQSDGKIVVAGDEHKGESAVFALARYNQNGQLDASFGSGGKVLTDFDGGNDRARSVAIQNNGKIIVGGYTYNGRNFDFGLARYERDGSLDKNFGDHGKIVTPLGSRSDLARSMILQPNGWILMTGEFWKEEGGVISSDFVLVRYKSNGKLDENFGTDGTVVTDFNGENDKPRAVAVQSDGKIIVAGQSYINRKADFSLVRYNRDGSPDTSFGSHGDGKVVTEISAGDDLAISIAIQPDGKIVLAGEAHNGSNLDIALVRYNTNGSLDSSFGTRGDGKIITDFDGSNDNGRSISLQADGKIIVAGQTTKGNNGNAALVRYNANGSLDTSFGTRGDGKVVTDFGGANESINATIIVGERLLAAGHFSANANPDTEEALIAAYDLSEVVLEDVLLSVTMDKAAAEDDKDGFFEVAVSKALTTDLTIRYSMTGTAEKGKDYNKEPAENELVLKAGKTEEKIKIIPVADEEVEESETIVLTLQTPSAAGVVLDENKKSATMQLQDNDEEEETGLLSVAVGKDAAEDADDGYFLISSSIALPIDVSLGYSLSGTATAGTDYVNPGPEVVLRAGQTSVRVAIEVKADTEVEEDEKVVLSLRPPVLLGLVLDEDRKAATLNIQDDDEEVVLEDVLLSVVVDKAAAEDDKDGFFEVGISEALATDLTIRYSLTGTAEKGKDYSTEPAENELLLKAGKTKEKIKITPIADEEVEEQETIVLTLQTPTVAGVVLDESRKAASMQLEDNDEEVEDVLLSVAVTKHATEKDKDGEFEIEVSEALAADLTIRYRFSGTALNGNDYTTDPEGEQLVLKAGKTKANIKVKKQKKSVEEQTVVLELLAPASDAVVLDENKKAATMRIQSTEEELEQAVLWVKVEKDAGEDNKDGFFELILSKAVDTDLSIDYTLSGTATAGTDYVAPPKPVVLKAGKTSIKLKIEVKADTEVEGEETLILTLQAPATEGVVLDEESKSAVLKIEDNDEEVVEDVLLSVVVTKDASEDNKDGEFELSISKALATDLTIRFNLSGTATPGVDYQTPGGELVLKAGKTKEKIRIKPVADEEVEGDETVILTLQTPSVAGVILDEAGKSATMQLQDNDEEAVVEDVLLSVVVDKAAAEDDKDGFFEVAVSEALATDLTIRYSLTGTAEKGKDYSTEPAENELLLKAGKTKEKIKITPIADEEVEGEETVILTLQSPTAAGVVLDEARKAANLIIEDNDEEVEVEDVLLSVSKSKDAAEDDKDGEFELQVSSPLATDLTIGYSLSGTATAGKDYVFPGEQVVLKAGERWVKVAIHVIADEEVEEEETVILTLQAPTAAGVVLDDDQKEATLEIKDNDEEPQEDVLLSVVVDKAAAEDDKDGFFEVGISEALATDLTIRYSLTGTAEKGKDYSTEPAENELLLKAGKTKEKIKITPIADEEVEEQETIVLTLQTPTVAGVVLDESRKAASMQLEDNDEEVEDVLLSVAVTKHATEKDKDGEFEIEVSEALAADLTIRYRFSGTALNGNDYTTDPEGEQLVLKAGKTKANIKVKKQKKSVEEQTVVLELLAPASDAVVLDENKKAATMRIQSTEEELEQAVLWVKVEKDAGEDNKDGFFELILSKAVDTDLSIDYTLSGTATAGTDYVAPPKPVVLKAGKTSIKLKIEVKADTEVEGEETLILTLQAPATEGVVLDEESKSAVLKIEDNDEEVVEDVLLSVVVTKDASEDNKDGEFELSISKALATDLTIRFNLSGTATPGVDYQTPGGELVLKAGKTKEKIRIKPVADEEVEGDETVILTLQTPSVAGVILDEAGKSATMQLQDNDEEAVVEDVLLSVVVDKAAAEDDKDGFFEVAVSEALATDLTIRYSLTGTAEKGKDYSTEPAENELLLKAGKTKEKIKITPIADEEVEGEETVILTLQSPTAAGVVLDEARKAANLIIEDNDEEVEVEDVLLSVSKSKDAAEDDKDGEFELQVSSPLATDLTIGYSLSGTATAGKDYVSPGESVVLKAGERRVKVAIQVIADEEVEGEETVILTLQTPSAAGVVLDEKKKEDRLKIRDNDKEQEVEDVLLSVAVDRDAAEPDQNGSFIISASEVLEQDIAISFKLSGTAGKNDYTTLTKLEVVLPKGSQNVEVPVQVIDDTEIEEEETVVLELLATTIEGVSLDEARKVATLKIKDNDEDEDEQIAFISVSVGKHAAEDADHGYFLIRSSIALPIDITLSYSLSGTAAAGTDYVSPGQQVTLPAGMRSVRVEVEVEADTEVEDDETVILTLQPVGLTGITLDNAKKTATLNIEDDDEYVFLSVAVDKDAAEDAEDGAFIISSSVVRTTDLTIGYTLSGTAQRDTDYTTVPEQNQVVLKAGQSSVKVVVKVKEDTEVEEDETVVLALETPTTVNVLLEEGKQTASLKIKDNDEEIVEDVLLSVVVDKDAAEDSDEGIFEVAVSKALATDHTIRYSLTGTATPGVDYEIPGGELVLKAGTTTGKIRIKPIADEEVEENETIVLTLENTAAAVVLDESKRTATMQLRDNDEEVEDVLLSVTTDKDAEEDDKDGFFEVAISKALPADLTIRYSLSGTATAGADYDSPGEQLVLKAGTTSEKVRIAVKADAEVEEEETVVLELMDPSIAGVRLNEEKKVATLIIEDNDEAAEENPANTYAVLPTLFTPNGDQMNDVFVLHAKNLRALHWRIYNRHGRLIYETRSLEDATAVGWDGTINGEPQPEDSYIWILVYEVNASGAASTKLTGSVTLIR from the coding sequence ATGAAAGCAGCAATTTTACTAATTGCCTTTCTTGGTATCACATCTATAGCCAAAAGCCAGCCAGGTATACTGGATCCTGAATTTGGCAGCAAGGGCGGTTATACCCTCACCCGTTTTTCCAATGGAGGCTCAGGCTTTCATGGTATAGCCATTCAGTCAGATGGAAAGATAGTGGTGGCCGGTGACGAGCATAAGGGTGAATCGGCAGTTTTTGCCCTTGCCCGCTACAACCAGAATGGCCAACTGGATGCCAGCTTTGGATCGGGCGGAAAAGTACTTACAGATTTCGACGGCGGCAACGATAGAGCCAGATCCGTAGCAATACAGAACAATGGAAAGATCATTGTAGGAGGCTATACCTACAATGGAAGAAATTTTGATTTTGGCCTTGCCCGTTATGAGCGTGATGGTAGCCTGGATAAGAATTTTGGTGATCATGGAAAGATAGTTACTCCTTTAGGATCGCGAAGTGATCTTGCCAGGTCTATGATTCTGCAGCCGAATGGCTGGATCTTGATGACGGGCGAATTCTGGAAAGAAGAAGGAGGTGTTATATCTTCGGATTTTGTACTTGTTCGCTATAAGAGTAATGGCAAACTAGACGAAAATTTTGGTACTGACGGAACCGTAGTCACTGATTTCAATGGCGAAAATGATAAGCCCCGGGCTGTGGCTGTCCAGTCAGACGGAAAGATTATCGTAGCCGGCCAGTCATACATCAACCGTAAAGCAGATTTTTCCCTCGTTCGCTACAACCGCGATGGCAGCCCGGATACCAGCTTTGGTAGCCATGGAGATGGAAAGGTGGTGACTGAAATTAGCGCCGGCGATGATCTGGCAATTTCTATTGCTATACAACCTGATGGAAAGATAGTACTGGCAGGAGAAGCTCATAATGGAAGCAACCTGGACATTGCCCTTGTCCGCTATAACACCAATGGTAGTCTGGATAGCAGCTTCGGTACCCGGGGAGATGGGAAAATAATAACTGACTTTGATGGTAGCAACGACAATGGAAGATCTATAAGCCTGCAGGCAGATGGTAAGATCATAGTTGCTGGCCAAACAACAAAGGGGAACAATGGGAATGCTGCTCTTGTACGCTACAACGCTAATGGCAGCCTGGATACCAGCTTTGGTACGCGGGGAGATGGAAAGGTAGTAACTGATTTTGGCGGAGCCAACGAATCTATCAATGCTACAATCATTGTAGGAGAAAGGCTCCTGGCTGCCGGTCATTTTAGCGCAAATGCAAATCCAGATACTGAGGAGGCACTTATCGCCGCTTATGACTTATCTGAGGTAGTGTTAGAAGATGTGCTGCTTTCTGTTACAATGGACAAAGCAGCAGCAGAAGATGACAAAGACGGCTTCTTTGAAGTAGCAGTCAGTAAAGCTCTGACCACAGATCTCACGATCCGCTACAGCATGACAGGTACAGCCGAAAAAGGTAAAGATTACAATAAAGAACCAGCAGAGAATGAGCTGGTACTGAAAGCGGGCAAGACAGAGGAGAAGATCAAGATCATACCAGTAGCGGATGAGGAGGTAGAAGAGAGCGAGACGATCGTGCTAACACTGCAGACACCTTCTGCCGCAGGCGTGGTGCTGGATGAAAACAAGAAATCAGCTACCATGCAGCTGCAGGATAATGATGAAGAGGAAGAGACGGGCCTGCTTTCTGTTGCCGTAGGTAAGGATGCAGCCGAGGATGCTGATGATGGCTATTTTCTCATCAGCAGCTCTATTGCCCTGCCAATCGATGTTAGTCTTGGCTATAGCTTGTCAGGCACTGCAACAGCAGGTACGGACTATGTAAATCCTGGCCCTGAGGTTGTACTTCGGGCAGGACAGACCAGTGTGAGGGTAGCTATTGAGGTAAAAGCAGATACAGAAGTAGAAGAAGATGAAAAGGTAGTCCTAAGCCTACGGCCGCCAGTACTGCTGGGGCTGGTCCTGGATGAAGACAGAAAAGCAGCAACCCTAAACATTCAGGATGATGATGAGGAGGTAGTGTTAGAGGATGTGCTCCTATCAGTAGTGGTAGACAAAGCAGCAGCAGAAGATGACAAAGACGGCTTCTTCGAAGTGGGAATAAGTGAAGCACTGGCCACAGATCTCACCATCCGCTATAGCTTGACTGGCACAGCAGAAAAAGGCAAAGACTACAGCACAGAACCAGCAGAGAATGAGCTGTTGCTGAAAGCAGGCAAGACAAAGGAGAAAATAAAAATAACGCCCATAGCGGATGAGGAGGTAGAGGAGCAGGAGACCATTGTCCTTACCCTGCAGACCCCTACAGTAGCAGGCGTAGTATTAGATGAATCCAGAAAAGCAGCCAGCATGCAGCTTGAGGATAATGATGAAGAGGTGGAGGATGTTCTGTTGTCAGTGGCAGTGACCAAACATGCAACAGAAAAAGACAAAGACGGAGAGTTTGAGATTGAAGTATCAGAAGCTTTGGCAGCAGATCTTACCATCCGCTACAGATTTTCCGGAACAGCCCTGAATGGCAATGACTATACCACTGATCCTGAAGGAGAACAGCTGGTGCTTAAGGCAGGCAAAACCAAGGCCAATATAAAGGTTAAGAAACAAAAAAAGTCAGTAGAGGAGCAAACGGTAGTGCTGGAACTACTAGCACCAGCCAGCGATGCTGTGGTGCTGGATGAAAATAAGAAAGCAGCTACCATGAGGATCCAGAGCACCGAGGAAGAGCTGGAGCAGGCTGTGTTATGGGTTAAAGTTGAAAAAGATGCAGGAGAAGATAATAAGGATGGCTTCTTTGAGCTCATACTGTCAAAAGCTGTAGATACAGACCTAAGCATAGACTATACCCTATCCGGTACTGCAACAGCCGGTACAGATTATGTTGCTCCACCCAAGCCGGTGGTGCTTAAGGCAGGTAAGACTAGTATCAAACTGAAAATAGAGGTAAAAGCCGATACAGAGGTAGAAGGCGAAGAAACATTAATACTCACCCTGCAGGCTCCTGCTACTGAAGGCGTGGTACTGGATGAAGAAAGCAAGTCGGCAGTACTAAAAATAGAGGATAATGATGAGGAGGTAGTAGAGGATGTGCTGCTTTCTGTGGTAGTAACGAAAGATGCTTCGGAAGATAACAAGGATGGGGAATTTGAACTCTCGATCTCCAAAGCTCTGGCAACAGACCTCACCATCCGCTTTAACCTTTCAGGTACCGCTACACCAGGAGTAGACTATCAAACTCCGGGTGGAGAACTGGTGCTGAAAGCAGGTAAAACAAAAGAGAAGATCAGGATTAAGCCTGTAGCTGATGAAGAAGTAGAGGGAGATGAGACAGTAATACTGACGCTGCAGACACCTTCAGTTGCTGGCGTAATATTAGATGAGGCTGGAAAATCAGCTACCATGCAGCTGCAGGACAATGACGAAGAAGCAGTGGTAGAAGATGTGCTGCTGTCAGTAGTGGTAGACAAAGCAGCAGCAGAAGATGACAAAGACGGTTTCTTTGAAGTAGCAGTAAGTGAAGCACTGGCCACAGATCTCACCATCCGCTATAGCTTGACTGGCACAGCAGAAAAAGGCAAAGACTACAGCACAGAACCAGCAGAGAATGAGCTGTTGCTGAAAGCAGGCAAGACAAAGGAGAAAATAAAAATAACGCCCATAGCGGATGAGGAGGTAGAGGGAGAGGAGACAGTAATACTAACGCTGCAATCTCCTACTGCAGCAGGTGTAGTATTAGATGAAGCCAGGAAAGCAGCCAATCTTATCATAGAAGACAATGATGAAGAGGTAGAGGTGGAGGATGTGCTGCTTTCGGTGTCGAAATCCAAAGATGCCGCAGAAGACGATAAGGATGGAGAATTTGAGCTACAGGTGTCATCACCCCTGGCAACAGACCTGACCATTGGCTACAGCCTTTCCGGAACTGCCACTGCCGGCAAAGATTATGTATTTCCTGGTGAACAGGTAGTTTTAAAAGCAGGAGAGCGGTGGGTAAAGGTAGCCATACATGTAATTGCAGATGAAGAAGTGGAAGAGGAAGAAACAGTGATTCTTACACTACAGGCTCCCACTGCAGCAGGCGTGGTGCTGGATGATGATCAGAAAGAGGCAACACTAGAGATAAAGGACAATGATGAGGAGCCGCAAGAGGATGTGCTCCTATCAGTAGTGGTAGACAAAGCAGCAGCAGAAGATGACAAAGACGGCTTCTTCGAAGTGGGAATAAGTGAAGCACTGGCCACAGATCTCACCATCCGCTATAGCTTGACTGGCACAGCAGAAAAAGGCAAAGACTACAGCACAGAACCAGCAGAGAATGAGCTGTTGCTGAAAGCAGGCAAGACAAAGGAGAAAATAAAAATAACGCCCATAGCGGATGAGGAGGTAGAGGAGCAGGAGACCATTGTCCTTACCCTGCAGACCCCTACAGTAGCAGGCGTAGTATTAGATGAATCCAGAAAAGCAGCCAGCATGCAGCTTGAGGATAATGATGAAGAGGTGGAGGATGTTCTGTTGTCAGTGGCAGTGACCAAACATGCAACAGAAAAAGACAAAGACGGAGAGTTTGAGATTGAAGTATCAGAAGCTTTGGCAGCAGATCTTACCATCCGCTACAGATTTTCCGGAACAGCCCTGAATGGCAATGACTATACCACTGATCCTGAAGGAGAACAGCTGGTGCTTAAGGCAGGCAAAACCAAGGCCAATATAAAGGTTAAGAAACAAAAAAAGTCAGTAGAGGAGCAAACGGTAGTGCTGGAACTACTAGCACCAGCCAGCGATGCTGTGGTGCTGGATGAAAATAAGAAAGCAGCTACCATGAGGATCCAGAGCACCGAGGAAGAGCTGGAGCAGGCTGTGTTATGGGTTAAAGTTGAAAAAGATGCAGGAGAAGATAATAAGGATGGCTTCTTTGAGCTCATACTGTCAAAAGCTGTAGATACAGACCTAAGCATAGACTATACCCTATCCGGTACTGCAACAGCCGGTACAGATTATGTTGCTCCACCCAAGCCGGTGGTGCTTAAGGCAGGTAAGACTAGTATCAAACTGAAAATAGAGGTAAAAGCCGATACAGAGGTAGAAGGCGAAGAAACATTAATACTCACCCTGCAGGCTCCTGCTACTGAAGGCGTGGTACTGGATGAAGAAAGCAAGTCGGCAGTACTAAAAATAGAGGATAATGATGAGGAGGTAGTAGAGGATGTGCTGCTTTCTGTGGTAGTAACGAAAGATGCTTCGGAAGATAACAAGGATGGGGAATTTGAACTCTCGATCTCCAAAGCTCTGGCAACAGACCTCACCATCCGCTTTAACCTTTCAGGTACCGCTACACCAGGAGTAGACTATCAAACTCCGGGTGGAGAACTGGTGCTGAAAGCAGGTAAAACAAAAGAGAAGATCAGGATTAAGCCTGTAGCTGATGAAGAAGTAGAGGGAGATGAGACAGTAATACTGACGCTGCAGACACCTTCAGTTGCTGGCGTAATATTAGATGAGGCTGGAAAATCAGCTACCATGCAGCTGCAGGACAATGACGAAGAAGCAGTGGTAGAAGATGTGCTGCTGTCAGTAGTGGTAGACAAAGCAGCAGCAGAAGATGACAAAGACGGTTTCTTTGAAGTAGCAGTAAGTGAAGCACTGGCCACAGATCTCACCATCCGCTATAGCTTGACTGGCACAGCAGAAAAAGGCAAAGACTACAGCACAGAACCAGCAGAGAATGAGCTGTTGCTGAAAGCAGGCAAGACAAAGGAGAAAATAAAAATAACGCCCATAGCGGATGAGGAGGTAGAGGGAGAGGAGACAGTAATACTAACGCTGCAATCTCCTACTGCAGCAGGTGTAGTATTAGATGAAGCCAGGAAAGCAGCCAATCTTATCATAGAAGACAATGATGAAGAGGTAGAGGTGGAGGATGTGCTGCTTTCGGTGTCGAAATCCAAAGATGCCGCAGAAGACGATAAGGATGGAGAATTTGAGCTACAGGTGTCATCACCCCTGGCAACAGACCTGACCATTGGCTACAGCCTTTCCGGAACTGCCACTGCTGGCAAAGATTATGTATCTCCCGGTGAGTCCGTAGTGCTCAAGGCAGGAGAGCGGCGGGTAAAGGTAGCAATACAGGTAATTGCAGATGAAGAGGTAGAAGGAGAAGAAACAGTAATACTCACCCTGCAAACACCATCAGCAGCAGGCGTAGTGCTGGATGAAAAAAAGAAAGAAGATAGGCTCAAAATCAGGGATAACGATAAAGAACAGGAGGTAGAAGATGTGCTGCTTTCCGTGGCTGTAGACAGAGATGCTGCAGAGCCGGATCAGAATGGCAGCTTTATCATTAGTGCCTCAGAAGTACTGGAGCAAGACATCGCCATTAGTTTTAAGCTGTCGGGTACAGCAGGCAAAAACGATTACACCACACTTACAAAACTGGAGGTAGTACTCCCGAAGGGCTCCCAGAATGTAGAGGTGCCTGTTCAGGTAATAGATGATACTGAAATAGAAGAGGAAGAAACAGTAGTTCTGGAACTGCTGGCCACCACCATAGAAGGTGTGTCGCTGGATGAGGCCAGGAAGGTGGCAACCCTTAAGATTAAGGACAATGATGAAGATGAGGATGAGCAAATCGCCTTTATTTCTGTTTCCGTAGGTAAACATGCAGCCGAAGATGCTGATCATGGCTACTTTCTCATCCGTAGCTCTATTGCACTGCCAATAGATATTACATTAAGCTACAGCTTATCAGGTACTGCAGCAGCAGGTACAGACTATGTTTCTCCTGGTCAGCAGGTTACACTTCCGGCAGGCATGAGAAGCGTTAGGGTAGAGGTTGAGGTAGAGGCAGACACAGAAGTAGAAGACGATGAAACTGTGATTCTCACGCTTCAGCCTGTTGGGCTGACAGGGATTACTTTAGACAATGCCAAGAAAACAGCTACACTAAATATTGAGGACGATGATGAATATGTATTTCTTTCTGTAGCTGTAGATAAAGATGCTGCAGAGGATGCGGAAGATGGCGCCTTTATCATCAGCAGCTCTGTTGTGCGGACTACAGACCTCACCATTGGCTATACGCTGTCAGGCACTGCCCAGAGAGATACTGATTACACAACAGTGCCTGAACAAAATCAGGTAGTGCTGAAAGCAGGCCAGAGCAGCGTAAAAGTGGTTGTGAAAGTAAAAGAAGATACTGAAGTAGAAGAAGATGAAACGGTAGTGCTGGCACTGGAAACCCCCACTACAGTAAATGTGCTGCTGGAAGAGGGTAAGCAAACAGCAAGCCTGAAGATTAAGGATAACGATGAGGAAATAGTAGAAGATGTGCTGCTGTCAGTAGTGGTAGACAAAGATGCTGCAGAGGATAGCGATGAAGGCATCTTTGAAGTAGCAGTCAGTAAAGCACTGGCAACGGATCATACCATCCGCTACAGCCTTACAGGTACCGCTACACCAGGAGTTGATTATGAAATTCCGGGGGGTGAACTGGTGCTCAAAGCAGGTACAACCACCGGGAAGATCAGGATAAAGCCTATAGCTGATGAAGAGGTAGAAGAAAATGAAACCATCGTGCTTACGCTTGAAAACACTGCAGCAGCCGTGGTGCTGGATGAAAGTAAACGTACAGCCACTATGCAGCTTAGGGATAATGATGAAGAGGTGGAAGACGTGCTGTTGTCAGTAACTACAGATAAAGATGCAGAAGAGGATGACAAGGATGGCTTCTTTGAGGTAGCCATATCTAAAGCCCTTCCTGCAGACCTCACCATCCGCTACAGCTTATCTGGCACCGCTACTGCAGGCGCAGACTATGATTCTCCGGGAGAGCAACTGGTGCTGAAAGCAGGCACGACCAGTGAAAAAGTAAGGATAGCTGTAAAAGCCGATGCAGAGGTAGAAGAAGAGGAAACAGTGGTGCTGGAACTCATGGATCCATCCATTGCAGGTGTGCGGCTTAACGAGGAAAAAAAGGTGGCAACACTCATCATCGAGGATAATGACGAAGCGGCAGAGGAGAATCCGGCAAATACATACGCTGTATTGCCTACTCTTTTTACGCCTAATGGCGACCAGATGAACGATGTTTTTGTGCTGCATGCCAAAAACCTCCGGGCCCTGCATTGGCGAATATATAACCGCCATGGCCGGTTAATTTATGAAACCAGAAGCCTGGAAGATGCAACTGCGGTGGGCTGGGACGGTACAATCAATGGCGAACCCCAACCCGAGGATTCCTACATCTGGATTTTAGTCTATGAGGTAAATGCATCCGGAGCAGCCAGTACCAAATTAACAGGAAGTGTAACGCTAATACGATGA